Proteins encoded within one genomic window of Sphaerotilus montanus:
- the thiL gene encoding thiamine-phosphate kinase: MSLGEFDLIARHFTRPARRSPLGVGDDCALIAPAPGMQLAVSSDMLVEGRHFLSTVAPERLGHKALAVNLSDLAACGAKPLAYTLALALPRADDTFLAGLARGLHALADRHDLDLVGGDTTAGPLNLCLTIFGEVPTGAALLRSGARPGDELWVSHPLGEDEPGWLGDARLALEVFRGTPGLRVPGEAFDHLRLAMECPEPRVALGLALRGVASSAIDVSDGLLGDLQHVLRRSGPDGRPLGVVLDADALPRSPLMRAQTAALQHECLLAGGDDYELLFTAAPADHGAVRAAGQRSATGVRCIGRITAESGTTVHDRHGHRVATPWASFDHFRS, from the coding sequence ATGTCCCTCGGAGAATTCGACCTCATCGCCCGCCACTTCACGCGCCCCGCCCGGCGCAGCCCGCTCGGCGTCGGCGACGACTGCGCGCTGATCGCCCCCGCCCCCGGGATGCAGCTCGCGGTGTCGAGCGACATGCTGGTGGAGGGCCGGCATTTCCTGTCTACCGTCGCGCCCGAGCGGCTCGGTCACAAGGCGCTGGCGGTGAACCTGTCGGACCTGGCCGCCTGCGGGGCGAAACCGCTGGCCTACACGCTCGCGCTGGCCCTGCCACGGGCCGACGACACCTTCCTCGCCGGCCTGGCCCGCGGCCTGCACGCGCTGGCCGACCGCCACGACCTCGACCTGGTCGGCGGCGACACGACCGCCGGGCCGCTGAACCTGTGCCTCACCATCTTCGGCGAGGTGCCCACGGGCGCCGCCCTGCTGCGCAGCGGCGCGCGGCCGGGCGATGAACTCTGGGTCAGCCACCCGCTCGGCGAAGACGAACCCGGCTGGCTCGGCGACGCCCGGCTGGCGCTGGAGGTCTTCCGCGGCACGCCGGGCCTGCGCGTGCCGGGCGAGGCCTTCGACCACCTGCGGCTGGCGATGGAATGCCCGGAGCCGCGGGTCGCGCTCGGGCTGGCGCTGCGCGGCGTGGCGAGCAGCGCGATCGACGTGTCGGACGGCCTGCTCGGCGATCTGCAGCACGTGCTGCGCCGCTCGGGCCCGGACGGCCGCCCGCTCGGCGTGGTCCTCGACGCCGACGCCCTGCCCCGCAGCCCGCTGATGCGCGCGCAGACCGCTGCGCTGCAGCACGAATGCCTGCTCGCCGGCGGCGACGACTACGAGCTGCTCTTCACCGCCGCGCCCGCCGACCACGGCGCCGTGCGGGCCGCCGGACAGCGCAGCGCCACCGGCGTGCGCTGCATCGGCCGCATCACCGCCGAGAGCGGCACCACGGTCCACGACCGCCACGGCCACCGCGTGGCCACGCCCTGGGCCTCGTTCGACCATTTCCGCAGCTGA
- a CDS encoding peptidylprolyl isomerase — MTELQTLSPDALAAMTPRRRQTLAVLLLAASLLCAPLDGFAQAARRSGDYIVAVVNQELVTNSEVLQRLQRTEQEATRSNTRLPDRDTLVRELLDQLIDERAQLGAARDGGVRAEEADIDRAVTNIAAQNQITVAQLRERLRTEGMEFARFRNNLRDQILLERIREREVQSRIRITDADIESWLAQQREKNGAATEYNIAQILLSVPENAAPALVTQRRQQGVALLQRLRSGEDFATLVREASDATKERGGEMGLRRADKLPDSFVEAVSPLRAGEVAPQVLRSGAGFHVLKLVERREAALTVSQQHARHILLRVGPKLPQEAAVRRLAGYKRQIEAGTARFEDLARQQSEDGSAANGGDLGWASPGQFVPEFEQALSTLRPGSIAEPVVSRFGVHLIQLLERREQRLEPREQREMARAALREQKAEDAYADWAREVRARAYVELRDPPGQ; from the coding sequence ATGACCGAGCTGCAGACCCTGTCCCCCGACGCGCTTGCCGCGATGACACCACGCCGCCGGCAGACGCTGGCCGTGCTGCTGCTGGCGGCCAGCCTGCTGTGCGCGCCGCTCGACGGTTTCGCCCAGGCGGCACGGCGCAGCGGCGACTACATCGTCGCGGTGGTCAACCAGGAACTCGTCACCAACAGCGAGGTGCTGCAGCGCCTGCAGCGCACCGAACAGGAAGCCACCCGCAGCAATACCCGGTTGCCGGACCGCGACACGCTGGTGCGCGAGCTGCTCGACCAGCTGATCGACGAACGTGCCCAGCTCGGCGCAGCGCGCGATGGCGGCGTGCGCGCGGAGGAAGCCGACATCGACCGCGCCGTCACCAACATCGCCGCGCAGAACCAGATCACCGTGGCGCAGCTGCGCGAGCGTCTGCGCACCGAGGGCATGGAGTTCGCCCGCTTCCGCAACAACCTGCGCGACCAGATCCTGCTGGAACGCATCCGCGAGCGCGAGGTGCAGAGCCGCATCCGCATCACCGATGCCGACATCGAGTCCTGGCTTGCCCAGCAGCGCGAGAAAAACGGGGCCGCCACCGAATACAACATCGCGCAGATCCTGCTGTCGGTGCCGGAAAACGCTGCGCCGGCCCTCGTCACGCAGCGCCGCCAGCAGGGCGTGGCCCTGCTGCAGCGGCTGCGCTCGGGCGAAGACTTCGCGACGCTGGTGCGCGAGGCATCGGACGCGACCAAGGAGCGCGGCGGCGAGATGGGTCTGCGCCGGGCCGACAAGCTGCCGGATTCGTTCGTCGAGGCGGTCAGTCCGCTGCGTGCAGGCGAGGTGGCACCGCAGGTGCTGCGCTCGGGTGCGGGCTTCCATGTGCTCAAGCTGGTCGAACGCCGCGAAGCCGCCCTGACGGTGTCGCAGCAGCACGCGCGCCACATCCTGCTGCGTGTCGGCCCGAAGCTGCCCCAGGAGGCCGCCGTCCGCCGTCTGGCCGGCTACAAGCGCCAGATCGAGGCCGGTACCGCCAGGTTCGAAGACCTGGCCCGCCAGCAGTCGGAGGACGGCAGCGCAGCCAATGGCGGCGACCTCGGCTGGGCCTCGCCGGGCCAGTTCGTGCCGGAGTTCGAGCAGGCCCTGTCGACGCTGCGGCCGGGCTCGATCGCCGAGCCGGTCGTCTCGCGCTTCGGCGTGCACCTGATCCAGCTGCTGGAGCGGCGTGAGCAGCGCCTGGAACCACGCGAACAGCGCGAGATGGCCCGCGCCGCGCTGCGCGAACAGAAGGCCGAAGACGCCTACGCCGACTGGGCCCGCGAGGTGCGTGCCCGCGCCTATGTCGAGCTGCGCGACCCGCCCGGCCAGTGA
- a CDS encoding response regulator transcription factor, which translates to MTARVQTQSGTVFVVDDEEVLRDALSWLLRSRRLLPRAYASADEFWAAIEKHDVRPDSPACLLLDMRMPGMNGMALFERLIERGWLEVLPVIFLTGHADVATAVMAVKRGAFDFVEKPFSDNALVDRVVEALGRSEQALARLRERDGLRRHLAELTERELEVMRLVTTGRANKQIADELDISVRTVEVHRARVFDKMDVKSAVELANVLRGAGLD; encoded by the coding sequence ATGACTGCACGCGTCCAGACCCAGAGTGGCACGGTCTTCGTCGTCGACGACGAGGAAGTGCTGCGCGATGCCCTGTCCTGGCTGCTGCGCTCGCGCCGGCTGCTGCCACGGGCCTATGCATCGGCCGACGAGTTCTGGGCCGCGATCGAGAAACACGACGTGCGCCCCGACTCGCCCGCCTGCCTGCTGCTGGACATGCGCATGCCCGGCATGAACGGCATGGCGCTGTTCGAGCGGCTGATCGAGCGCGGCTGGCTGGAGGTGCTGCCAGTGATCTTCCTGACCGGCCACGCCGACGTGGCCACCGCGGTGATGGCGGTCAAGCGCGGCGCCTTCGACTTCGTCGAGAAGCCGTTCTCCGACAATGCGCTGGTCGATCGCGTGGTGGAAGCCCTCGGCCGCAGCGAACAGGCGCTGGCCCGGCTGCGCGAGCGCGACGGCCTGCGCCGCCACCTGGCCGAGCTGACCGAGCGCGAGCTGGAGGTGATGCGCCTGGTGACCACCGGGCGCGCCAACAAGCAGATCGCCGACGAACTGGACATCAGCGTGCGCACCGTGGAAGTCCACCGCGCGCGGGTGTTCGACAAGATGGATGTGAAATCGGCAGTCGAGCTGGCCAATGTGCTGCGCGGCGCCGGCCTGGATTGA
- a CDS encoding two-component system sensor histidine kinase NtrB, whose amino-acid sequence MPAATPPPPSSPTALSALLATASRRWQGAPLWAALVALVVTVQAALLWLTWQQEQSQRQEDTETTALAAAADVRQRLLDNAQTLQRLLWDRGRPDLWRPQAAQMLHERSEVLRIERRGPGFSVDEVVASAAYPMQFQSIPREGMSVDAEIACATARRFAAPAYSRTYFLPNPNGLGLEVVDLCIPLTQETSASDAVVVTLGLSDLLRVAIPAEIVRRHEVLLVEADGTRLARTGSRRGAGVFVADRLIDVSGFTAVVRLDSLQGVPRLIPNLSAALVVLLSVALGVVILLLVHDVRRRSTAEQALAEALTFRKAMEDSLVTGLRARTPDGRITYVNPAFCQMVGYEADELLQAETPPYWPPEMAALYTERQRERNAGNAPPREGHETVFMRRNGERFPVLIFEAPLVDARGRPGGWMSTVLDVSAQRRMEELSRQQQDKLQAAARLATMGEMATLLSHELNQPLAAIASYATGSLNLMPETPDDPPADLDTQLMIRQAVARIAEQAERAGRVIRSVHQFVRRRERLRENVRASELIEAVLPLVRLAARSSHTRIEIDVPEPPPRVSCDRTMVEQVLLNLARNGIQAMEEDAELPLNQRTLRLEVRPVDARWVAFRLIDHGPGIPEAVARQLFTPFFSTKPEGMGIGLAMCRTVIEQHGGALDFSPGPAGRGTTFRFTLPSSSPVPPPPTAPIPSPPP is encoded by the coding sequence ATGCCTGCCGCCACGCCGCCGCCGCCGTCCTCGCCCACCGCCCTGTCCGCGCTGCTGGCGACCGCGTCGCGCCGCTGGCAGGGCGCGCCGCTGTGGGCGGCACTGGTGGCGCTGGTGGTCACCGTGCAGGCGGCCCTGCTGTGGCTGACCTGGCAGCAGGAGCAGAGCCAGCGCCAGGAAGACACCGAAACCACGGCCCTGGCAGCGGCCGCCGACGTGCGCCAGCGCCTGCTGGACAACGCGCAGACCCTGCAGCGGCTGCTGTGGGACCGGGGCCGGCCCGACCTCTGGCGCCCGCAAGCCGCGCAGATGCTGCACGAGCGCTCCGAGGTCCTGCGCATCGAGCGCCGCGGCCCCGGGTTCTCGGTCGATGAGGTCGTGGCCTCTGCCGCCTACCCGATGCAGTTCCAGAGCATCCCGCGCGAGGGCATGTCGGTCGATGCCGAGATCGCCTGCGCCACCGCGCGCCGATTCGCCGCACCCGCCTACTCGCGCACCTACTTCCTGCCCAACCCGAACGGCCTGGGACTGGAAGTGGTCGACCTGTGCATCCCGCTGACCCAGGAAACCAGCGCATCCGATGCAGTCGTGGTCACGCTGGGGCTGTCGGACCTGCTGCGGGTGGCGATTCCGGCGGAGATCGTGCGCCGCCACGAGGTGCTTCTGGTCGAAGCCGATGGCACCCGACTGGCCCGGACCGGCTCGCGGCGGGGTGCCGGCGTGTTCGTCGCGGACCGGCTGATCGACGTCTCGGGGTTCACCGCGGTGGTGCGGCTGGACAGCCTGCAGGGCGTGCCGCGGCTGATCCCCAACCTGAGCGCGGCGCTGGTCGTGCTGCTGTCGGTGGCGCTCGGGGTCGTGATCCTGCTGCTGGTGCACGACGTGCGCCGCCGCTCGACGGCCGAACAGGCGCTGGCCGAGGCCCTGACCTTCCGCAAGGCCATGGAAGACTCGCTCGTCACCGGCCTGCGCGCGCGCACCCCCGACGGCCGCATCACCTACGTCAACCCTGCCTTCTGCCAGATGGTCGGCTACGAGGCGGACGAGCTGCTGCAGGCCGAGACCCCGCCCTACTGGCCCCCCGAGATGGCCGCGCTCTACACCGAACGCCAGCGCGAGCGCAACGCCGGCAACGCGCCGCCGCGCGAGGGCCACGAGACCGTGTTCATGCGCCGCAACGGCGAGCGCTTCCCGGTGCTGATCTTCGAGGCGCCGCTGGTCGATGCCCGCGGCCGGCCCGGCGGCTGGATGAGCACCGTGCTCGACGTCAGCGCCCAGCGCCGCATGGAGGAACTCTCGCGCCAGCAGCAGGACAAGCTCCAGGCGGCAGCCCGGCTGGCGACCATGGGCGAGATGGCCACGCTGCTCAGCCACGAGCTGAACCAGCCGCTGGCCGCCATCGCCAGCTACGCCACCGGCAGCCTCAACCTGATGCCCGAGACCCCGGACGACCCGCCCGCCGACCTCGACACCCAGTTGATGATCCGCCAGGCGGTGGCCCGCATCGCCGAGCAGGCCGAGCGCGCCGGCCGCGTGATCCGCAGCGTCCACCAGTTCGTGCGCAGGCGCGAGCGGCTGCGCGAGAACGTGCGGGCGAGCGAGCTGATCGAAGCCGTGCTGCCGCTGGTCCGCCTGGCCGCGCGCAGCAGCCACACCCGCATCGAGATCGATGTGCCCGAACCGCCGCCGCGCGTGTCCTGCGACCGGACGATGGTCGAGCAGGTGCTGCTGAACCTGGCCCGCAACGGCATCCAGGCGATGGAGGAAGACGCGGAACTCCCGCTGAACCAGCGCACGCTGCGGCTGGAGGTGCGGCCGGTCGACGCGCGCTGGGTTGCGTTCCGGCTGATCGACCACGGGCCCGGCATTCCGGAGGCGGTGGCGCGCCAGCTCTTCACGCCATTCTTCAGCACCAAGCCCGAAGGCATGGGCATCGGGCTGGCGATGTGCCGCACCGTGATCGAGCAGCACGGCGGCGCGCTCGACTTCAGCCCCGGCCCGGCTGGCCGCGGCACCACATTCCGGTTTACGCTCCCGTCTTCGTCGCCGGTTCCACCGCCCCCCACCGCCCCCATCCCGAGTCCCCCGCCATGA
- the rsmA gene encoding 16S rRNA (adenine(1518)-N(6)/adenine(1519)-N(6))-dimethyltransferase RsmA — MKHIPRKRFGQHFLTDGAVLSAIVRAIDPRPGEAVVEIGPGMGAMTDPIVERCEHLTVVELDRDLAARLRKRPELTVIESDVLKVDFREVARLARATYGEAHKLRVVGNLPYNISSPILFHLLDFVDVVQDQHFMLQKEVVDRMAASPGRKDFGRLSVMLQWRYDIESLIDVPPECFDPPPRVDSAVVRMTPLRHPPAVDVALLGELVAVAFSQRRKMLRNTLGHWLHERCGDEVPAFDLQRRAEEVPVADYVALVTAVGQRDAAQKAKAP, encoded by the coding sequence TTGAAACACATTCCCCGCAAGCGCTTCGGCCAGCATTTCCTCACCGACGGCGCCGTGCTGTCGGCCATCGTGCGGGCCATCGATCCGCGACCCGGCGAGGCCGTGGTCGAGATCGGCCCGGGCATGGGGGCGATGACCGATCCGATCGTCGAACGCTGCGAGCACCTGACGGTGGTCGAACTCGACCGCGACCTCGCCGCCCGGCTGCGCAAGCGCCCCGAGCTGACGGTGATCGAATCCGACGTGCTGAAGGTCGATTTCCGCGAAGTCGCCCGCCTGGCACGGGCCACCTACGGCGAGGCCCACAAGCTGCGCGTGGTCGGCAACCTGCCCTACAACATCTCCAGCCCGATCCTGTTCCACCTGCTCGACTTCGTCGACGTGGTGCAGGACCAGCACTTCATGCTGCAGAAGGAAGTGGTGGACCGCATGGCCGCCTCGCCCGGCCGGAAGGACTTCGGCCGGCTGTCGGTGATGCTGCAGTGGCGCTATGACATCGAGTCGCTGATCGATGTGCCGCCGGAGTGTTTCGATCCGCCGCCGCGGGTGGATTCGGCCGTCGTGCGCATGACACCGCTGCGCCATCCGCCTGCGGTGGACGTGGCGCTGCTGGGCGAACTGGTGGCGGTGGCGTTCTCGCAGCGCCGCAAGATGCTGCGCAACACGCTGGGCCACTGGCTGCACGAACGCTGTGGCGACGAGGTGCCGGCGTTCGATCTGCAGCGCCGCGCCGAAGAAGTGCCGGTGGCCGACTACGTGGCGCTGGTGACTGCCGTGGGCCAGCGCGACGCAGCGCAAAAGGCGAAGGCCCCATGA
- a CDS encoding barstar family protein: protein MLMQTVRPNIVQAIRAFRVDDLMSAAQDLGHHFLYANLAEASSKPEVLESIAKAFLFPAHFGKNLDALYDCMTDLVNKSGAQAGFVVVLEQLPDNAKFDREAREQLLDVFRDASDYWGERKIPFRCFYSFQ, encoded by the coding sequence ATGCTTATGCAGACCGTGCGTCCGAACATCGTGCAGGCCATCCGGGCCTTCCGAGTGGACGACCTCATGTCGGCGGCCCAGGACCTGGGCCACCACTTTCTCTACGCCAATCTGGCCGAAGCGTCTTCCAAGCCGGAAGTGCTGGAGTCGATTGCCAAGGCGTTCCTGTTCCCGGCCCACTTCGGCAAGAACCTCGACGCGCTCTACGACTGCATGACCGATCTGGTCAACAAGTCCGGTGCGCAGGCAGGCTTCGTCGTGGTGCTGGAGCAGTTGCCGGACAACGCCAAGTTCGACCGCGAGGCCCGCGAGCAGCTGCTCGACGTGTTCCGCGATGCATCCGATTACTGGGGAGAACGGAAGATACCCTTCCGATGTTTCTATTCTTTTCAGTAG
- a CDS encoding NADP-dependent malic enzyme codes for MTTSEQKQAELRRAALEYHEFPTPGKIAIAATKQLVNQRDLALAYSPGVAAACEEIVDDPANAFRYTSRGNLVAVVTNGTAVLGLGNIGPLAAKPVMEGKAVLFKKFAGIDVFDLEIAENDLDKLVDIIASLEPTFGGINLEDIKAPDCFYVERKLRERMKIPVFHDDQHGTAIVVGAALLNGLKVLGKDITQVKLVSSGAGAAALACLNLLVKLGLPRENIWVTDLVGVVYQGRTELMDPDKAEFAQVTEQRTLREAIAGADIFLGLSAGGVLKPDMVATMAERPIIFALANPTPEIMPEQVKAVRDDAIMATGRTDYPNQVNNVLCFPYIFRGALDCGATTITDEMEIAAVRAIAELAQAEQNDVVAAAYGGATLSFGPEYLIPKPFDPRLMIQIAPAVAQAGMDSGVATRPIADMDAYREKLRAFVYAAGTVMKPIYAVAKRAKARRVAYAEGEDRRVLRAVQVVVDEGLAFPVLVGRGNVIRTRIDKLGLRLEEGRDYEIVNIDDDARYRRFWEMYHAMTDRQGVTEQLAKIEMRRRMTLIASMLLHTGEVDGMICGTWSSTSYHLQYIDQVIGRRKGVNTYACMNGLVLPGRQIFLVDTHVNYDPTAEQLCEITILAAEEMRRFGLQPKAALLSHSNFGSSNQPSAVKMRQTLALLREQAPWLEVDGEMHGDTALDPTYRAELMPRCTLQGEANLLVLPNIDAANISYNLLKTTAGGGIAIGPVLLGAAKPVHVLTPSATVRRIVNMTALTVADANAVR; via the coding sequence ATGACCACATCCGAACAGAAACAAGCCGAACTGCGCCGTGCGGCACTCGAATACCACGAGTTTCCGACGCCGGGCAAGATCGCCATCGCCGCGACCAAGCAGCTGGTGAACCAGCGCGATCTGGCGCTGGCGTATTCACCGGGGGTGGCCGCGGCCTGCGAGGAGATCGTGGACGATCCGGCCAACGCTTTCCGCTACACCTCGCGCGGCAACCTGGTCGCCGTGGTGACCAACGGCACCGCGGTGCTCGGTCTGGGCAACATCGGTCCGCTGGCCGCCAAGCCGGTGATGGAGGGCAAGGCCGTCCTGTTCAAGAAGTTCGCCGGCATCGACGTGTTCGACCTGGAGATCGCCGAGAACGACCTCGACAAGCTGGTGGACATCATCGCGTCGCTGGAACCGACCTTCGGTGGCATCAACCTCGAGGACATCAAGGCACCGGACTGCTTCTACGTCGAGCGCAAGCTGCGCGAGCGCATGAAGATCCCCGTGTTCCACGACGACCAGCACGGCACGGCCATCGTCGTGGGTGCAGCGCTGCTCAACGGCCTGAAGGTGCTGGGCAAGGACATCACGCAGGTCAAGCTGGTGTCCTCGGGCGCGGGAGCGGCCGCGCTGGCCTGCCTGAATCTGCTGGTCAAGCTGGGCCTGCCGCGCGAGAACATCTGGGTGACGGACCTCGTGGGGGTCGTCTACCAGGGCCGCACCGAGCTGATGGACCCGGACAAGGCCGAGTTCGCGCAGGTGACCGAGCAGCGCACGCTGCGCGAAGCCATCGCGGGCGCAGACATCTTCCTGGGCCTGTCGGCGGGCGGCGTGCTCAAGCCCGACATGGTGGCGACGATGGCCGAACGGCCGATCATCTTCGCGCTGGCCAATCCGACCCCGGAAATCATGCCGGAGCAGGTCAAGGCGGTGCGCGACGACGCCATCATGGCCACCGGCCGCACCGATTACCCGAACCAGGTCAACAACGTCCTGTGTTTCCCCTACATCTTCCGTGGCGCGCTCGACTGCGGTGCGACGACGATCACCGACGAGATGGAGATCGCCGCGGTGCGCGCCATCGCCGAACTGGCGCAGGCGGAGCAGAACGACGTGGTGGCGGCGGCCTACGGCGGCGCCACGCTGTCGTTCGGGCCTGAATACCTGATCCCGAAGCCGTTCGACCCGCGCCTGATGATCCAGATCGCGCCGGCCGTGGCCCAGGCCGGCATGGACTCCGGTGTCGCGACCCGCCCGATCGCCGACATGGACGCCTACCGCGAGAAGCTGCGCGCCTTCGTCTACGCCGCCGGCACCGTGATGAAGCCGATCTACGCCGTGGCCAAGCGCGCCAAGGCCCGCCGTGTCGCCTATGCCGAGGGCGAAGACCGCCGTGTGCTGCGCGCGGTGCAGGTGGTCGTGGACGAAGGCCTGGCGTTTCCGGTGCTGGTCGGCCGCGGCAATGTCATCCGCACCCGCATCGACAAGCTTGGCCTGCGTCTGGAAGAGGGCCGCGACTACGAGATCGTCAACATCGACGACGACGCCCGCTACCGCCGCTTCTGGGAGATGTACCACGCGATGACCGACCGCCAGGGGGTCACCGAGCAGCTCGCCAAGATCGAGATGCGCCGGCGCATGACGCTGATCGCCTCGATGCTGCTGCACACCGGCGAGGTGGACGGCATGATCTGCGGCACCTGGAGTTCCACGTCGTACCACCTGCAGTACATCGACCAGGTCATCGGCCGCCGCAAGGGTGTCAACACGTATGCCTGCATGAACGGACTGGTGCTGCCGGGCCGCCAGATCTTCCTCGTCGATACCCATGTCAATTACGACCCGACCGCCGAGCAGCTCTGCGAGATCACGATCCTGGCGGCCGAGGAAATGCGCCGCTTCGGCCTGCAGCCCAAGGCGGCGCTGCTGTCGCACTCGAACTTCGGATCGAGCAACCAGCCCTCGGCGGTGAAGATGCGCCAGACGCTGGCGCTGCTGCGCGAACAGGCGCCGTGGCTGGAGGTGGATGGCGAGATGCACGGCGACACGGCACTCGACCCGACTTACCGCGCCGAGCTGATGCCGCGCTGCACGCTGCAGGGCGAGGCCAATCTGCTGGTGCTGCCTAACATCGACGCGGCCAACATCAGCTACAACCTGCTGAAGACGACCGCTGGCGGCGGCATCGCCATCGGCCCGGTGCTGCTGGGCGCGGCCAAACCGGTGCATGTGCTGACGCCGTCGGCCACGGTGCGTCGGATTGTCAACATGACGGCGCTGACGGTGGCGGACGCGAACGCCGTCCGCTGA
- a CDS encoding ribonuclease domain-containing protein produces MAATKAVVLGAVVLGTWLGTPDLVQARGESETVGLQSGAVRLSELPPETADTHRRILSGGPFRYPSKDGSVFGNRERHLPRETRGYYREYTVPTAGSRDRGARRIICGGREPTTPDVCFYTQDHYASFRRIAP; encoded by the coding sequence TTGGCCGCCACCAAGGCTGTTGTGCTGGGCGCTGTCGTACTGGGCACTTGGCTCGGTACGCCGGATCTGGTGCAGGCCCGGGGCGAATCCGAAACGGTCGGGCTGCAGAGCGGGGCCGTCAGGTTGTCCGAATTGCCACCGGAAACCGCCGACACGCACCGCCGGATCCTGTCCGGAGGCCCGTTCCGATACCCGAGCAAGGACGGCTCGGTGTTCGGCAACCGGGAGCGGCATCTGCCGCGGGAGACCCGAGGATACTACAGAGAATATACCGTCCCGACTGCAGGATCGCGCGACCGGGGAGCGCGGCGCATCATCTGCGGTGGACGGGAGCCGACGACCCCGGATGTTTGTTTCTACACGCAAGACCACTACGCGAGCTTTCGCCGCATCGCACCGTGA